In a genomic window of Sus scrofa isolate TJ Tabasco breed Duroc chromosome 4, Sscrofa11.1, whole genome shotgun sequence:
- the SLC50A1 gene encoding LOW QUALITY PROTEIN: sugar transporter SWEET1 (The sequence of the model RefSeq protein was modified relative to this genomic sequence to represent the inferred CDS: deleted 1 base in 1 codon), protein MEAGGLADSLLSGACVLFTLGMFSTGLSDLKHMRMTRSVDSVQFLPFLTTDANNLGWLSYGALKGNGTLIVVNAVGAVLQTLYILVYLHYCHRKGAVLLQTATLLVVLVLGFGYFCLLVPDLETRLQQLGLFCSIFTISMYLSPLADLAKVIQTKSTQRLSFSLTIATLLTSASWTLYGFRIEDPYIVVPNLPGILTSLIRLWLFWKYPQEQDRNYQLLQT, encoded by the exons ATGGAGGCGGGCGGATTGGCGGACTCGCTCCTTTCCGGAGCTTGCGTGCTCTTCACCCTCGGCATGTTCTCCACCGGCCT CTCGGACCTCAAGCACATGCGGATGACCCGGAGCGTGGACAGTGTCCAGTTCCTGCCCTTTCTCACCACGGATGCCAA CAATCTGGGCTGGCTGAGTTATGGGGCCTTGAAGGGAAACGGGACGCTAATCGTCGTCAATGCTGTGGGTGCTGTGCTTCAGACCCTGTATATCTTGGTGTATCTGCACTACTGCCATCGGAAG GGTGCTGTGCTCCTTCAGACTGCAACCCTGCTGGTGGTCCTTGTCCTGGGTTTTGGCTACTTTTGTCTCCTGGTGCCTGACCTTGAGACCCGGCTGCAGCAGCTGGGCCTCTTCTGCAGTATCTTCACCATCAGTATGTACCTCTCACCACTAGCGGACTTG GCCAAAGTCATTCAGACTAAATCAACCCAGCGCCTCTCCTTTTCACTCACCATTGCCACCCTCCTCACCTCTGCCTCCTGGACCCTCTATGGGTTTCGAATAGAAGATCCCTACATTGTG GTGCCCAACCTTCCAGGAATCCTCACCAGCCTCATTCGCCTCTGGCTTTTCTGGAAGTACCCT CAGGAGCAAGACAGGAACTATCAGCTTCTGCAAACCTGA
- the EFNA1 gene encoding ephrin-A1 precursor (The RefSeq protein has 2 substitutions compared to this genomic sequence), producing MEFLWAPLLGLCCSLAAADRHTVFWNSSEPKFWNEDYTVHVRLNDYLDIICPHYEDDSVAEAAMERYTLYLVEREQYQLCQPQSKDQVRWQCNQPNARHGPEKLSEKFQRFTPFTLGKEFKEGHSYYYISKPIHHQEDQCLKLKVTVSGKITHSPQAHANPQEKRLPADDPEVQVLHSIGHSAAPRLSPLAWAVLLLPFLLLQTS from the exons ATGGAGTTCCTCTGGGCCCCTCTCTTGGGTCTGTGCTGCAGTCTGGCCGCTGCTGACCGCCACACCGTCTTCTGGAACAGTTCAAACCCCAA GTTTCGGAATGAGGACTACACTGTCCATGTGCGGCTGAATGACTACCTGGACATCATCTGTCCTCATTACGAGGATGACTCTGTGGCAGAGGCTGCCATGGAGCGGTACACACTATACCTGGTGGAGCGTGAGCAGTACCAGCTGTGCCAACCCCAATCCAAGGACCAGGTCCGCTGGCAGTGCAACCAGCCCAACGCCAGACATGGCCCGGAGAAGCTGTCTGAGAAGTTCCAGCGCTTCACACCTTTTACCCTGGGCAAGGAGTTCAAAGAGGGACACAGTTACTACTACATCT CCAAACCCATCCACCACCAGGAAGACCAGTGCTTGAAGCTGAAAGTGACTGTCAGCGGCAAAATCA CCCACAGTCCTCAGGCCCATGCCAATCCACAGGAGAAAAGACTTCCAGCAG ATGACCCGGAGGTGCAGGTTCTACATAGCATCGGTCACAGTGCTGCCCCCCGCCTCTCCCCACTTGCTTGGGCTGTGCTGCTCCTGCCATTCCTGCTGCTCCAGACCTCGTGA
- the EFNA1 gene encoding ephrin-A1 isoform X1 codes for MEFLWAPLLGLCCSLAAADRHTVFWNSSNPKFRNEDYTVHVRLNDYLDIICPHYEDDSVAEAAMERYTLYLVEREQYQLCQPQSKDQVRWQCNQPNARHGPEKLSEKFQRFTPFTLGKEFKEGHSYYYISKPIHHQEDQCLKLKVTVSGKITHSPQAHANPQEKRLPADDPEVQVLHSIGHSAAPRLSPLAWAVLLLPFLLLQTS; via the exons ATGGAGTTCCTCTGGGCCCCTCTCTTGGGTCTGTGCTGCAGTCTGGCCGCTGCTGACCGCCACACCGTCTTTTGGAACAGTTCAAACCCCAA GTTTCGGAATGAGGACTACACTGTCCATGTGCGGCTGAATGACTACCTGGACATCATCTGTCCTCATTACGAGGATGACTCTGTGGCAGAGGCTGCCATGGAGCGGTACACACTATACCTGGTGGAGCGTGAGCAGTACCAGCTGTGCCAACCCCAATCCAAGGACCAGGTCCGCTGGCAGTGCAACCAGCCCAACGCCAGACATGGCCCGGAGAAGCTGTCTGAGAAGTTCCAGCGCTTCACACCTTTTACCCTGGGCAAGGAGTTCAAAGAGGGACACAGTTACTACTACATCT CCAAACCCATCCACCACCAGGAAGACCAGTGCTTGAAGCTGAAAGTGACTGTCAGCGGCAAAATCA CCCACAGTCCTCAGGCCCATGCCAATCCACAGGAGAAAAGACTTCCAGCAG ATGACCCGGAGGTGCAGGTTCTACATAGCATCGGTCACAGTGCTGCCCCCCGCCTCTCCCCACTTGCTTGGGCTGTGCTGCTCCTGCCATTCCTGCTGCTCCAGACCTCGTGA